A window of Dysgonomonadaceae bacterium PH5-43 genomic DNA:
TCTTGTTTTAGTTGATGAAAATGGTACAGTAGCAAAAGAGATAGAGCTAACAAATATTAATCCTCGAAATTGGCAACCTTGGGCAAAAGGTGCACCTTCGGAGTTATTAATACATACAATATCAGGAGAAGTTGAAGTTGGTTTAACAGGAACTTTTAAGGTGGGAATATGGATACCCGATGCTCAAGACACAGCAAAAGATAATCCGGCGTATTGTATTAAATTGGCGACAGACAATAGAGTGGTTACTCATTGGTATAATGATGCTCGTGCAATTAATATTATTGGAGAGATTGAATTATAAAAGTATAAGATAAGATAAAATAAAACAAAATGAAAAGTAGAATTATATATTTTATTATAGCGTTAATAGTAAGTTTTTCTAACGTTTATGCTCAATTACCAGAGATAAGCACTGCCGATAACCCTATATGGTATTATATACAAGTAATAGGGGAAAGCGATAGAGCTGAATTAGTGTTTACAGCCGAAAGCGGCAAAGTATGTGGTAGAAGTATGATTGTCTCTACCGATGAATCTAAAATAAAAACTCAATTGTGGCGTTTTGAAAAAGAAAATAACAACTATGTTATTATAAATATGTCAACAGGCACTAAGGTTAGTCTTGATTACAATACGAGTAAAAGTATAAGATATGCAGCACTAAGTGAAACGCCTACTACAACATGGGATTTTCCTTCTAATGGAAAAGGATACAATATTAAAGCAGTGACAAATATTTCGACAGGTAGCACGTCTAATATTTATGCTCATCAGGCTAATGATTGGGACGGTAGAGGATATGTTATTATGTTTGAGAGTTCGACTTATCAAAGCAACAACAATTCCAGATTTAATTTTATTAAGTACGAAAAATTAGATATAGAATACAGTACCGACGATAACGAAGTGTGGTATTTTATTAAAAGTGCATATCCAGAATATGCCGACAAATGTATTACAGATGTTGTTGATGCAAGCTTAGCAAATATAAAGTTTTCTTTAACCGATAAAGAAAATGAAAATTATAATCAACAATGGAAGTTAGTAAAGAAGAGCTCTTCATCAAGTGAAAAAAGGGTACATATTATAAACAGAGCCACTCAAAATATTATTCAAACTAAGTCGAAAGAAGAAGGGTTTTACAAATATACTCAATCAACAACTAATAAAGCTGAAAATAATGGTTGGGTAATGACTTACTTAGGTGAAAAACAATTTGAAATTTCGGGAACAGAAACAGATAATGTAACAAGACGTTTGTCTGCATCAAACGCAGAAAATAAACAACCTGAATTTTACGATGAAGCAAGTGTTTTGAATACAAGTTTTGCTTGGTTTATAGAAGCGGTAGATAAAGGAAACTCGATTATATCTCCAGATTTAGATGAAAATATTAAGGTTTATTCTCAGAATGGTTATATAATTGTAGTAGGAACAGAAGATTATAGCATTTATACTATACAGGGGAATGAATTACAAAAAAACAAACAACTTCCTTTTGGTATTTATCTTGTAAAGATAGGAAAGGGAACTATTAAAATTCTGATTAAATAATCAATTATGAAACATTTTTTTGCTTTTATATTAGCAAGTTTGCTAATTAATGGAATGTTAAATGCCCAATCTTTATTTGTTTCTTCTGTTAGTATTGATGATGTTAAAATTGCAGATAAAGAAGCTTTAGGGAACCCCGATAGAGGTTTTCATTTAGAGTGTAACTTTGTTATAACAGCCGGAAAAGCTACTACAATGTTTAACCCTTATGGTTCGGGTGTTGGACAAATATTGGATCCAGGAGAAGAATATGAATATTTCCCTAATGGTTTTATTAAAACACGTACCGAAGAACTTAATACGGAAGAAGACGATATAAGGTTAACACAACTATATATGTATCTTCCTGAATTTAGAAATGTTGATGTTATTCCAGAGGAAGGGATAAACAACATAGATACTTTATTCGGCGTTTTACGCAAAAGCGGCTACAAGGCTATACTTCGTTTTGCTTATCGAAATGAACATACCTCGGCTGGT
This region includes:
- a CDS encoding hypothetical protein (product_source=Hypo-rule applied; cath_funfam=2.10.70.10; cleavage_site_network=SignalP-TM; smart=SM00458; superfamily=50370; transmembrane_helix_parts=Inside_1_4,TMhelix_5_24,Outside_25_407) is translated as MKSRIIYFIIALIVSFSNVYAQLPEISTADNPIWYYIQVIGESDRAELVFTAESGKVCGRSMIVSTDESKIKTQLWRFEKENNNYVIINMSTGTKVSLDYNTSKSIRYAALSETPTTTWDFPSNGKGYNIKAVTNISTGSTSNIYAHQANDWDGRGYVIMFESSTYQSNNNSRFNFIKYEKLDIEYSTDDNEVWYFIKSAYPEYADKCITDVVDASLANIKFSLTDKENENYNQQWKLVKKSSSSSEKRVHIINRATQNIIQTKSKEEGFYKYTQSTTNKAENNGWVMTYLGEKQFEISGTETDNVTRRLSASNAENKQPEFYDEASVLNTSFAWFIEAVDKGNSIISPDLDENIKVYSQNGYIIVVGTEDYSIYTIQGNELQKNKQLPFGIYLVKIGKGTIKILIK